One region of Polynucleobacter sp. Adler-ghost genomic DNA includes:
- a CDS encoding M23 family metallopeptidase: MKKIAGQLPYLLRNVISVVGLSLIVLSSSAQAQPASQTSPASKTPQIKQKAVSTSAKQAGIQLKDNSLNRPSKSMNLNPELFKRIESTYNNESGANLDYRVQRGCLRRSFNEENLPASLGVDNREFNEFFKSQTKGFFNRMRGNCIPYALALGNRNRFESLSVMNGPIQDVKTEIWTFTPSAAGNFLVQQDYLRDESKRFTEIQLPLSAVLYDPKKVGDKLPVELVWELNSIIKQIYPEENNALENTNSIVRLIVDFGDKERWAQIWAVEIIEPSSSEVFASAFWVERSDIPGGFYTSSGESIERTFWTNPLSYRRISRGVGSVRASSKKVVPPKNGSATAAAPKQRYRTHMGIDYSAPIGTPIFSVATGKVVHLGYSGAFGNLIILEHPGNYRTYYAHLSGYNAELEVGNEVRRGLEIGYVGSTGRSTGPHLHFELRKDGVYVDPYAVKTQLDLWNMRDSDSGLLTREILLLGSPPMN, translated from the coding sequence GTGAAAAAAATAGCTGGCCAATTACCTTACTTATTGAGAAACGTCATCAGTGTTGTTGGACTCTCTCTGATAGTACTTAGTTCAAGCGCGCAAGCACAACCAGCCAGTCAAACAAGTCCGGCTAGCAAAACCCCTCAGATAAAACAAAAAGCTGTCAGCACTAGTGCTAAGCAGGCCGGTATTCAGCTCAAAGACAATTCGCTCAATCGCCCTAGCAAAAGTATGAACTTAAATCCTGAATTATTTAAACGGATTGAGAGCACATACAACAATGAAAGCGGCGCGAATCTGGACTATCGCGTACAGCGCGGTTGCCTACGTCGTAGCTTTAACGAGGAGAATCTTCCAGCTAGTCTGGGCGTGGACAATCGAGAATTCAATGAGTTCTTCAAATCTCAAACTAAAGGTTTTTTTAATCGAATGCGGGGCAATTGCATTCCTTATGCATTGGCTTTGGGTAACCGTAACCGCTTCGAATCCTTAAGCGTAATGAATGGCCCGATACAGGATGTGAAGACTGAGATTTGGACTTTTACGCCATCAGCAGCGGGCAACTTTTTAGTTCAGCAAGACTACCTCAGAGATGAGTCCAAGCGCTTTACGGAAATCCAATTGCCCTTGAGCGCTGTTTTATATGACCCCAAAAAAGTGGGCGATAAATTACCCGTTGAATTGGTTTGGGAGCTGAACTCCATCATCAAGCAAATTTACCCCGAAGAAAATAATGCGCTTGAAAATACCAATAGCATTGTTCGTCTGATTGTGGACTTTGGTGATAAGGAACGCTGGGCTCAAATTTGGGCAGTGGAAATTATTGAACCGTCCTCTAGTGAAGTATTTGCCAGCGCTTTTTGGGTCGAAAGAAGTGACATCCCAGGAGGCTTTTATACCTCCAGTGGTGAATCGATTGAGCGTACTTTCTGGACCAATCCCCTGAGCTATCGACGTATCTCCCGCGGGGTTGGCAGTGTTAGAGCATCCAGTAAAAAAGTTGTGCCTCCCAAGAACGGCAGTGCTACTGCTGCTGCTCCTAAACAAAGATATCGCACCCATATGGGCATTGATTATTCGGCGCCAATTGGGACGCCAATCTTTAGCGTAGCTACAGGCAAGGTAGTGCATTTGGGCTATAGCGGCGCGTTTGGTAACCTCATCATTCTTGAGCATCCCGGTAACTACCGTACCTACTATGCCCACTTGAGCGGCTACAACGCTGAGCTAGAGGTGGGCAATGAAGTACGGCGTGGTCTTGAGATTGGCTATGTCGGATCGACTGGACGTTCCACAGGTCCCCATCTCCATTTTGAATTGAGAAAGGATGGGGTCTATGTTGATCCCTATGCAGTCAAAACCCAGCTGGATTTGTGGAATATGCGCGATAGCGATAGTGGATTACTCACTCGAGAAATTCTATTGCTGGGTTCGCCACCCATGAATTAG
- a CDS encoding universal stress protein, whose protein sequence is MFKHLLVPVDGSDVSKKSLKKVAELAKADKAAVTLVYVSDPMPPMVYSDSSMGYGISQKDHKKVCEAYAKDVFKKASLLLGASVKAGTLHIPNSNLSEGILDAAKKSKADVIVMASHKRTGIKSVLLGSETHEVIVHSKIPVLVLG, encoded by the coding sequence ATGTTCAAGCATTTATTAGTACCAGTGGATGGTTCAGATGTGAGTAAAAAGTCCTTAAAAAAGGTAGCTGAGCTTGCAAAGGCCGATAAAGCTGCCGTGACATTGGTTTATGTTTCTGATCCAATGCCGCCGATGGTGTATTCCGATAGCTCGATGGGTTACGGAATTTCTCAAAAAGACCATAAGAAGGTTTGCGAGGCTTATGCCAAAGATGTCTTTAAAAAGGCCTCTCTTTTATTGGGCGCCAGTGTAAAAGCGGGTACTCTTCATATCCCTAATAGCAATTTATCAGAGGGTATTTTGGATGCCGCTAAGAAATCCAAAGCTGATGTGATTGTGATGGCTTCACACAAGCGTACTGGTATTAAGAGCGTCTTATTGGGAAGCGAAACGCACGAGGTGATTGTGCATTCCAAGATACCAGTATTGGTGCTTGGTTAA
- a CDS encoding DUF2177 family protein, with amino-acid sequence MYFSFLVTLIIIDLIWLLGIARNLYRDEMGSLMANEPKLWAGLAFYLLYALGASIFVIFPAISKQSWVYAAQYGVLFGFFCYMTYDLTNLAVIRDFPMRLAFVDIAWGSAVTALSATIAYWVGNRIA; translated from the coding sequence GTGTATTTTTCGTTTCTAGTGACACTGATCATCATCGATTTAATTTGGCTTCTTGGCATCGCCAGGAACCTCTATCGTGACGAGATGGGATCCCTCATGGCCAATGAGCCAAAATTGTGGGCAGGACTGGCTTTTTATCTCTTATACGCACTTGGGGCATCGATTTTCGTGATCTTTCCAGCGATTTCAAAACAGTCCTGGGTATACGCAGCGCAGTATGGGGTCTTATTTGGCTTCTTTTGTTATATGACTTACGATCTCACTAATCTTGCAGTGATTCGTGACTTTCCCATGCGCTTAGCATTTGTAGACATTGCCTGGGGATCTGCTGTTACCGCACTATCGGCGACTATCGCCTACTGGGTAGGCAATCGGATAGCTTAA
- a CDS encoding SulP family inorganic anion transporter: MRFFHPKLLDSLKGYNGALLSKDILAGITVGVVALPLAMAFAIASGLKPEAGIFTAIIAGGFISILGGSRVQIGGPAGAFIVIVYGIVEHYGLANLLLATVMSGIFLFLMGLFRLGTLIRFIPVAVIIGFTNGIAVLIGLSQVKEFFGLQITKMPAEFFQAVQTLYAAADTINPIALMLSIGTLTFLIVWRVFQKQLGYLKHLPGTVIAMATATIVTSVLNLPVDTIGSRFGGIPSGLPSFEWIPISWGTAQFVIAPAITLALLGAIESLLCARIADGLIHDRHDSNQELMAQGVANVVTPFFGGMPATGTIARTVTNIQSGGSTPIAGVVHSATLLVIILFGAPLAKNIPLASLAAILMFVAWNMGEWRKFADLKQFRLPYRLTMLSVFVLTIVLDLTIAIQVGLLLAFVTFIYRISSLSRYEPVNLADFPELKQHQGRIAVFRIYGAIFFGAVKILENIENELPSQVLILELKNVIYIDVSGMDAVLELETVCKNRNIKLIICGLAHQPYEMATRAGLLERLPVDCIYPDLQQGTARAISQSH; encoded by the coding sequence ATGCGTTTTTTTCACCCCAAACTACTCGACTCCCTGAAGGGCTATAACGGCGCCCTGTTAAGTAAAGATATATTGGCAGGCATCACGGTTGGGGTAGTTGCACTACCTTTAGCAATGGCATTTGCGATTGCCAGCGGACTCAAACCAGAAGCAGGTATCTTTACTGCAATCATTGCTGGCGGATTCATTTCCATCTTAGGCGGCAGTCGTGTGCAAATTGGCGGGCCAGCTGGCGCATTCATTGTCATTGTTTACGGCATTGTTGAGCACTACGGCCTTGCCAACTTACTCCTAGCAACCGTCATGTCTGGGATATTTTTATTTCTCATGGGGCTCTTTAGGCTAGGGACATTAATTCGCTTTATTCCAGTAGCGGTCATTATTGGTTTTACCAACGGCATTGCTGTGCTAATTGGACTATCTCAAGTAAAAGAATTTTTTGGTCTTCAAATCACTAAAATGCCTGCTGAGTTTTTTCAAGCAGTCCAAACTCTGTATGCTGCTGCAGACACTATTAATCCTATCGCTTTGATGTTGTCGATCGGAACCCTCACCTTTCTGATTGTTTGGCGAGTGTTTCAGAAACAGTTGGGCTATCTTAAGCACCTCCCAGGAACTGTCATTGCTATGGCTACGGCTACCATAGTAACAAGCGTACTCAATCTTCCAGTAGACACCATTGGCAGTCGTTTTGGCGGCATTCCCTCTGGTCTACCTAGTTTTGAATGGATCCCCATTAGCTGGGGTACCGCTCAATTTGTCATTGCACCTGCCATTACTCTTGCCCTACTTGGGGCGATCGAATCACTGTTATGCGCCCGGATTGCTGATGGGCTTATTCATGATCGTCACGACTCCAATCAAGAGCTAATGGCTCAAGGCGTTGCCAATGTAGTCACTCCATTCTTTGGTGGCATGCCAGCCACAGGAACTATTGCTAGAACGGTGACCAATATACAAAGCGGAGGAAGCACCCCAATTGCCGGGGTTGTTCACTCGGCAACCTTGCTGGTGATTATTTTATTTGGAGCACCACTAGCAAAAAATATTCCTCTAGCAAGCCTCGCTGCCATCCTCATGTTTGTTGCCTGGAATATGGGCGAGTGGAGAAAGTTTGCAGACCTCAAGCAATTTCGCCTGCCTTATCGCTTAACGATGTTGAGTGTATTTGTTCTGACCATCGTGCTAGATCTCACTATCGCAATACAAGTAGGCTTGCTGCTTGCTTTCGTCACTTTCATTTATCGCATCTCCAGTTTGTCACGCTATGAACCGGTCAATCTCGCCGATTTTCCAGAGCTAAAGCAGCATCAGGGAAGGATTGCTGTATTCAGAATTTATGGCGCCATCTTTTTCGGCGCAGTCAAAATTCTGGAGAACATTGAAAACGAATTGCCCTCACAAGTATTGATTCTTGAACTTAAGAACGTGATCTACATCGATGTTTCTGGTATGGACGCTGTACTTGAACTTGAAACAGTTTGTAAAAATCGGAATATCAAACTCATCATTTGTGGTCTAGCACATCAACCCTACGAGATGGCCACTCGAGCAGGCCTCTTAGAGCGTCTGCCTGTGGATTGCATCTATCCAGACCTACAGCAGGGCACTGCTAGAGCAATCAGTCAATCCCATTAA
- a CDS encoding sulfite exporter TauE/SafE family protein has protein sequence MLTASLLLAVFLGALVSGWHCALMCGGIAAAVERQGSSNGENYIPLQSKSELFYLQIIMHAGRLMTYVLLGALAAWSGAVLWQQNFVPIQRPLFAITSLILLLMGLRLLRPRPNGSPLFGKWLGARMAAYWAQYLGGFTGRSSRWFSGMIWGLVPCGLVYSVLPLAFLSGDVLTGAALMLAFGLGTLPNLLLISKFSAALTQLSQYAVVRYIAAGLLLSAALFGLYRAWYLPDALLKGGFCIS, from the coding sequence ATGCTGACTGCCAGTCTTCTGTTGGCGGTCTTCTTGGGCGCTCTAGTTAGTGGGTGGCACTGCGCTTTGATGTGTGGCGGTATTGCTGCCGCCGTTGAGCGTCAAGGTAGCTCCAATGGAGAAAACTACATTCCATTGCAAAGCAAGTCCGAGCTGTTTTATCTTCAGATCATCATGCATGCGGGTCGTTTAATGACCTATGTTTTACTCGGCGCCTTGGCTGCTTGGTCTGGCGCAGTTCTTTGGCAGCAAAATTTTGTACCCATTCAGCGCCCTTTGTTTGCCATTACATCACTTATTTTATTGCTAATGGGTTTACGTCTACTGCGTCCAAGACCAAATGGCTCTCCATTGTTTGGCAAGTGGCTTGGCGCACGAATGGCCGCTTATTGGGCTCAATATTTAGGGGGCTTCACGGGTCGTTCATCTCGCTGGTTTAGTGGGATGATATGGGGTCTGGTTCCCTGTGGTTTGGTCTATAGTGTTTTGCCGCTCGCTTTTTTATCGGGAGATGTCTTAACGGGTGCAGCGCTAATGCTGGCATTTGGTTTAGGCACCTTGCCAAATCTATTGTTGATTTCAAAATTTTCAGCAGCCCTGACACAACTTAGTCAATATGCTGTGGTGAGATACATCGCTGCAGGTCTTTTGTTGTCAGCCGCTCTATTTGGACTTTATCGTGCCTGGTATTTGCCGGACGCTTTACTGAAAGGCGGTTTCTGTATCAGTTAA